CTTCCAGGATATTTATCACTTCATCTTTTTTATCACTTTTTTCGATCGAAAATCCTGAAGTAATTTTGGTCTTAGTAATAGACTTTGGTTCGAGTAAAATAAAGTTTTCTGGATCGGAATTCACCGCAATCGTAGGGTTCGAAGTGAACAGGATGATCTGCCTGAAGTCCTTATGTTTTATAATTATGGGGACTAAGAAATCCGATATATCTATGTTGTCTATACTCTCTTCAGGGGAGTCGATTATGACTGGGCCGAATCGGTCATTCATGATAATCATCATAATCATAACCGTTCTTTTCAGACTTCTTCTCAGTTTTTGAAATTCCATTCGTCTGGTTTCCCCTTTTTTCCAGTTTATATTCAGGAATAGCTTTAAGTGGCCATTTTTCTCTAGAAACAGAAGTTCCTCTTTTTTTGGATCGAGGAAACCAGAAGTTGTATATTTTTCATTGAATTTTTTAATACCCTCTTTTTTATCAACACCAAAGTTATTTACTAAAAATTCTTCCAGCTTTTTTCTCGATGCAATAATCTCGTTTATTCTATCAGGGTTATAAAAATTTACTTTAACAGGTGATTTTTGCCAATTGTCAATATTATCTTTTCTTAAAATTTTGCCGTCATCTGTACTCGTGAAGAGGAACGGATCATCACCGTTATTGTTTCTGGTAAAACATTTATAAGAGGATTTTGCATCTTTCATTATCTCTACAAATAGTTTAACCTTGCTGCCTGGTTTGATAAAATCTTTATTTACCGCACTTTTCATGGCTTGACATATATTGCTTTTGCCAGTCTCCTTTTTGCCGGTTATACAGTTTAAATGCCTGTTAAAGCGGACAAGTTGTTTACCAAACTGTTTGCTGTCAATTTCAACTCCATAAACAAACAGGCCGGATTGGACAGGGCTAAAGGTAGTTGAAATTCTCACCCTTGTGGAAGGATTGTGAATACAATTTTCCAGTCCTTCAAAAGAGGGTTCCGTCATTTTTACATAGGCATACCTTTTTCCAATGGTTTTGTAGTCATGTGCGTCTGATCCCTGAAAATAAGCGAGCGGCGTAAGATTTTTTTTTCTTCTTAATGAGTCAATCAAATTTTTTACACTTACTTTAAGTGTCTTGTCTAATTTAGAAAATTTTCCAGGGTTAACGATTTCTACTGCGGACAGGTTTTTATTGTAAAACACGTTTTTCATAGCACCACTTTTTAGTTTATATAATTGCAGTGTGGCCTGGTCACTACCATCTATATGGGCGAGGCATGGTATTCCTCCTTTCCTTTTGATCAAATTAACCGCATCAATTAGGCTCCGTTTTCCTACCTTGGGATTCTTCCCCCATTCTTCGATTTTAAATCCGATTTCATTGAGTAGTTGGCAGATAATAAAGTGGTTAGAACGGCGTGGTGTCGTGGGTGGAAAAACTGCAAGGATGTGTACACCCGTACAGCTTATTTCCACACTCGGTAAAATGGTTAATACTATTTTACCGGCCTTTTCATTTGCTTTTTGTGCAGCGTCGTCGATAATTTCGTACCATGTTGGCGCTGTTAAATCCATTGTCTTTTTTGTGGACTCAGGGTATGCCCATATCGTCCCAATGCTATTATGGTCGCTTATTGCTACGAGAGAAAGGTTTTCTTCAAGGAATCTTTGAATAATTTTTTCAGCAACTTCTCGTGAATTGAACAAAATATCATTCTGCTTCTGTTTTATATTCTTATAATACGTCTGTTCGTTGCCTTTTTTAGGAGGGTATTTAATATTGTAAGGATTAAAGTTGTACTTATTTCTCCCTCGGGCATCTTCTGATGCAGGGGTATGAAAATGAAGATCTGCTTTGAAAAACCTTGCTCCTATTGGGCGCTTACTCATTTCGAGAAAGCTTTTATTTATTTCATTTTCCAGTTTCATTGTGAAGTTTTTGGCAAAACAAAATTTATTATAATACGACGCCAGGGTCACAGAAAAACCAGGACGCGGATCTGTATATAAGGTAAAGACTGACTAAAAAAACCTTATTCTAATAATATAATAATGCCTCAATACTGTCTCCTTTAATAAACTAAGCAACTAAATATATTTATACTTTCCAAAGATGATTACAACTTAATAAAAATCAGAATGAAAATCAAAGAAAATAATACATATTTAGGAAAGCAGGAATTACGGAAGTGGGCCAATTGCAACTATCAGCAATATGTAGAAATGGCTAAATGTTTTTGCCAAATCCAATAAAATTGGACCAGCAATAGTTAGTTGTTTTGCCGGAATATACAAATGCGCTGAGAAATATGCTTGTGCTGATAATCAGGATGTTTTCATTATATCAGGATAAATATTCTCGTCTTTAACTACTTCATAAATAAATGGAATGCTGATTTTTAATGACATTATTGATGAGAAAATATAAGATATTGACTTATGGGAAATTTAAAAAAGCGCACGGCACACCCGCTCCCCGCCAGAATGCGGCGGGCTGATGCACGACTTTGGCCGAACGAGTAGCCTGATTGTGCATGGGTAGAGGTGCTTGTTTGCGATAGGAAGCGCCATCATGTGGGTCGGGGAGGTTTGTTCGCTGTCAGGGCGCTAATCAAAACAGGCCATGCGATAACTATTCCTTCGCAGATGATACTACAAGATCAGAAGAGAATGTTTATAGATGAGTAAGGTAAAAGCAAAACAAGGTTTTACAAATTATAAGATCAGGTTGGTGGTCCAGGCACTAATATTTGCAGCATTTATCTGTCTGTTGATATTTGCTGATCCTGTTGCTGAAAAGGATGGGATGGTAGATGTTTTTCTTCGCATGAGTCCGCTCTCTGCAATCGGTGCAATGGTGGCGGCAAAGGAGTTTATTTTAAGGTATTGGCCGGCTTTTATCATCTTGGCGGCTTCTCTGTTTCTCGGTCGTTTCTTCTGCGGCTGGGTATGTCCTCTCGGAACTACTCTTGATGTTACCGATGGTTTACTTAAAAAACAGAGAAAGAGAGTATCGCATAAGATTTATGATGGCAAAAGGCTGAAGTATTATATATTGGCCTTTCTCCTATTAAGCCTGTTTATAGGCCATCAGATGGTTGGCTGGTTTGATCCGATTAGTATTGCGACAAACGCGTACACTGTTGTTATCCATCCTTACTTCGTTTCGCTCATCAATTCACTTTTTAATTTTCTCCATAAAATTTATTTTATCAGTTTTGTAAGTGACCCTGTCCATGCTTTGTTAAAGGAGGCGTTATTCGCGTTGCACGCGCCGTTTTTCAGAGGTCATCTTGTTTTTCTCATAGTTTTATCTGTAATAATACTGTTGGGGCTGTTTTACAAGAGGTATTGGTGCAGGAACCTGTGTCCATTAGGGGCGCTGTTTGCTCTCTTGTCAGGTTGGTCGATCTTTAATCGTGTGGTGGGAGAAAGTGTTTGCGATAGTTGTGACAGGTGTAATGTTGATTGCAAGATGGGGGCTATAGATGAGACAGGAATGAAAACCCAGGCGGGCGAGTGTGTTCTATGCATGAAATGTCAGGAAATATGTCATACCAGTGCTGTCAGGTTTACGGGAAAACAACCGCCGGCGCAGGACATTCCGGTTAATTTGACAAAGAGGGGCTTTGTGGCTGCATGTGTTTCAAGTGCAGTTATTACACCTCTATTATCAATGAACTTTAGAAAGAAGAAGAACCAGGGTAATCTTGGGATTATACGCCCTCCAGGATCGGTTCCTGAAGATGAATTTCAGGCCAAGTGTGTAAGGTGTGGCGAGTGTATGAGGGTATGCAAGACAAATGGTCTGCACCCGACAATTTTGGAGGCAGGATTGAGTGGAGTGTGGACCCCGCAGCTGATGCCTCGGATCGGATATTGCGCGCATGATTGTGTGCTTTGTACAAAGGTGTGTCCTTCGGGGGCAATTACCAGGCTTTCTAAAGAGAAGAAGCAGCGTCTGGCAATAGGAAAAGCGAGAATAGACAGGAACAGGTGTATTCCGTGGGTAGGTTATGCGCGATTGCCGGATTTAGATAAGAGTTGGGAGGATGTCAGTTGCGGCGTGTGTGAAGAGGTCTGTCCTGTCCCAACAAAGGCGATCCATTTTAATACATATGTCCATGGTAATGGCAAAGAGATAAGAAGAGTGTATGTGAGAGAAGAATCCTGTATCGGATGCGGTTTTTGTGAGAAAGTCTGTCCTGTAAATGGACGTTCCGCAATAGTCGTTGAAGGGATACAGCCCCAGGTAATGACAAGGGAGATTGAAATAATTGAGAAGGAGATCTTTCCTGCTACTATTGACCAATGGAAAATGGAAGAGAGGTCAAAAGTATATGCCGGTAAAGACAAACTTTTTGAATACATTAATGGCGGTGCCGAAGTTTATTTGTCTTACTCATTTATTCAAGTATCAACAGCCATATATGTAAATAAGGATAGTGGCAGTTCTGTAAAAATTGATATCTGGGAGTTTGGTAGTTCCGATGATGCCTATGGTGTATTTGCAAAAGACAGAGCGGGGAAAGGCGTAAACATTGGTAACGAAGCCTCGTTATACGATAATTACCTGTGGGTCTGGAAAGAGAGATATTTCATAACTGTTGAGCCTTATAACGGTAGTGTCAGCCCTGATGATGTCACCTTTGTCGGGACTTCCGTTGCAGGTAATTTCCCTGCCGGTAAAGTTAGTTTGCCGTATATATTCAGGTATCTGCCTGAGTATGGATATGTCCAGGGGAGTTCAAGGTACTTTCATAAAAAGATAATCCTTGATAATTTATATATTTTTGGCCGGTTTATTGAAAAAAATGTATTTAACCTGAGCGTGCAGACAGATGCAGTAGTTGCAGGCTTTAAGCCTGACAAAGATCGTTCACCTTTCAAAATGTTGTTCGTTAAGTATTCCGATAATCAAGTTGCGATTGAATCATTAAATAATTTCGTTGCATTGAGAGAATCATGGGGAGAACAATATCTGAAAACAGGACAGGTACATACATTTGAGGATTTGAAAGGTAAATTCAGCAGTGTGACATGTGTCAATAGTCTTGTCATTGCCACGTTCTTTGTAGAAACAAGAGAGGAATCGGAATTATATATTGATAAGGTTGTATCGAAGGTTAAAGGCCCTCAGTACTAAAATTTTTGTTGGAAATCTAAGTACTGTTGTGATATATTATGCGATACTATATATTTAAAGGAGATTAATATGGGCATAGCAAAAGAGTTGAAGACAGAATTAATTGAGGGTAATAAAGTTCACGATACCGACACGGGTTCTCCGGAAGTACAGGTTGCTTTATTGACGGAACGGATAAAACATCTGAGTGATCATCTGAAAGAGCACAAAAAGGACCATACGTCCAGGCGTGGGTTACTTATGATGGTTGGTAAAAGAGCAAGGTTGTTGAAATATCTTAATAGAAAAAATGAAGAAGGTTATAAGAGCCTGATAAAGAAGTTGGGCATACGTCGTTAAATAGGTTGGTGAAAGGATTTTATAGTGAAAAATATAGTTGAAGAGACGATTGGCGGAGAGATTATGAGCATCGAGTCCGGCGAAGTTGCAACGCAGGCGGATGGCTCTGTTATCGTTCGTTATGGAGATACGGTCGTTCTGACTACGGCGGTATGTGGTGATCAGAAGGGAGGTGATTTCCTCCCTATGACAGTTGATTATAGAGAGAAAACTTACTCCGTAGGAAAATTTCCAGGTGGTTTTTTTAAGCGTGAAAGTAGACCTTCAAACAAGGAAATTTTAACAATGAGGATGACAGACAGGCCAATGCGTCCCCTTTTTCCAAAAGGTTATACAAATGAGGTACAAGTAATGTCTGCAGTCTTATCTGCTGATAAAGAGACCGATCCTGATGTTATTTCTATGGTTGGGGCATCTGCTGCGGTATCTATATCAGGTATGCCATTTAACGGCCCTACCGGTTCAGTGAGGGTTGGTTTAATAAATGATGAATTTGTAATTAATCCTAAAAACTCGGAACTTGAATCCAGTAGTATCAACCTGGTTGTATCCGGAACGGAAGACGCGGTAATGATGGTGGAATCTTCCGGGAAGGAGGTTTCTGAGGATAAGTTTGTTGATGCGATAATGTTTGGTTTTGAAGAGATAAAAAAGATTGTGCGTATGCAGAAAGAGTTGGTTGCAAAATGCGGGAAGGAGAGACAGGAACATGAGGAGCCAACGCTGGATACCGCGCTTTATGATGACATAAAGGCAAAGGCGTATGAAGAGATCAAGGTGAAATCTTTAGTCAAAGGTAAGCATGCCCGTAAAAAAGCTATAAAAGAAGCGCGTACCAAATTTATTGAAGAGTATTGCACCGAAGAAGACGAAGAAGGTAAAGAGGATAGGGTAAAGGAAGTTTATGGAGCTCTTGTAGAAGCGGCAGTGCAGGAACAAATTATTAATGAGAAGACAAGAATTGACGGTAGAGGTCTCACTGATATAAGGCCCATTACAAGTAAGGTTAGTTTTCTGCCGAGGACCCATGGCTCTGCCCTGTTTACCAGGGGAGAAACTCAGGCGCTTGTTGTGGCAACGCTGGGAACATCAATGGATGAACAGCGTGTAGATGGTCTGGTAGATGGTTATACGAAAAAGTTTATGTTGGATTATAATTTCCCACCATTTTGTGTCGGTGAAGCGAAACCGATCCGTGGACCGGGTAGACGCGAAATTGGGCATGGTACTTTGGCTGAAAAGGCCCTTGAGCCAATGGTGCCAGCTTTCGAAGATTTCCCTTACACAATACGGATAGTATCTGATATTCTCGAATCAAATGGGTCTTCTTCAATGGCGAGTATTTGTGGTGGTACACTTTGCATGATGGATGCGGGGATTCCGATGAAACGACCGGTTGCGGGTATAGCAATGGGGTTGATAAAAGAGGGTGATGAGATCCGAATACTATCTGACATTTTAGGTGATGAGGACCATTTGGGGGCTATGGACTTTAAAGTTGCCGGAACAGAGGTTGGTATTACTGCCCTTCAGATGGACTTAAAGATAAAAGGTATAAGTGAGCAAATTATGAGAGATGCGCTTGCTCAGGCGAAAGAGGGCAGGATGCATATCTTAAAGGAGATGCAAACTGCTATCGAGGGGCCTCGCAGCGAGATTTCAGTTCATGCTCCAAAGCTGGTTAAAATTAACATAAATCCGGACAAGATAGGATTGGTTATCGGCCCTGGCGGAAAAAATATTAAGAAGATTCAGGAGGAATCATCGTCACGAGTGGAAATAGAAGATGATGGTACTATCGTAATTTCTGCGGCGACTCTTGAATCAGTAGAGCTTGCCAAGACATATATTAAGGGACTTACTGATGATGCTGAGGTAGGGAAGATATACAATGGAAAGATTGTTTCCGTTAAAGAGTATGGTGTCTTTGTTGAAATAATGCCGGGAAAAGAAGGCCTGGTGCACATTTCCGAACTTTCTAATGATTATATTGAGAAAGTGGAAGATGTGGTAAAAATGGGTGATGAAGTTAAAGTAAAGCTGATAGGTATAGATGATCAAAAAAGGCTGAAGTTAAGTAGAAAAGCCGCTCTTAAGGACGAAGGTACTGTTCCGACTAGTACATAAATAGTTGAATAATATTACGACTTTTTTTCTATATTAAATCATTGAATCTTGTAATAGGAAGAAACGTGAGTAAGAATATAAAATAGGTTTTTCTTAGTAAGTCATTATTTTATATTTTTGTAAGTGTACTATGTAAAATAAGGAGTTGAAATGATTAAGAAGGGTACTGTAAAGTGGTTTGATGTGAAAAAAGGCTTTGGCTTTATTCAACAGGAAGATGGAAGCGACATATTTGTTCACTACTCGAATATCTCTGGGAATGACTTCAAAGTATTAGAAGATGGAGAAAGTGTAGAATTTGAAGTTATAGACGGCCATAAAGGGTTACAAGCTCAAAATGTAACAAAAGCGGAAGAAGCAAAGACATAAATCTCTGTTTTTTATTAATATAAGCCAGGAAAGTAAATAAATATATATTCTTTCCTGGCTTATTTTTTTGGGTCTTCCTTTTTTTTACAAATTTTTAAGGCAAGCCTCTCTTCCCCGGACAAAATACGCGGGGAACTTGTGTCCGGGGAAGAGAGGTGGGTCATGTTTATGTAATGAGAGGCTTGGAAAGTATGTCAGAGAATAATTTCAATTCAGGTGAATTAAATTATCTTAATACGTTAGCTGCCGGTTTAGTTCATGAAATCAAGAATCCATTGAATGCGATAAGCATAAATTTACAATTGTTGAATGAAGATTTACAAGATCAAGACTCGGAGAGAGACAGAAAAATGTCAAACAGGGTTCAATTGTTACAGAAGGAAGTTGGCAGGTTGGATCATATTCTCAGTGATTTCCTGAGATTTGCCAAGACACCGGTACTTCATTTCGAGAAATGTGATATTAATGGCGTTATAGAAAGTGTGCTGGACTTTATTGGTCCTGAAGCCATGCAGAATTCCATCAGGATCCTTAAAAGCTTTGATACAACGCTACCTAAATGTAACCTGGATAGTAGCGTAATAAAGCAAGCCTTGCTAAATGTAATACTTAATGCGCAACAAGCGATGCCGAACGGGGGAGAGCTGATGGTAAGGACTTATCAAAACGGTGAGAATGTTTTTATAGATATTACAGATACTGGTGTTGGGGTTCAAGAAAACAAGATTGATAAAATATTTCAAGTATACTATTCAACAAAAAAAAATGGGACAGGTCTTGGGTTGCCGACTGCCAGGAGAATTATTGAAGAAAACAGAGGTACGATAAACATACGCAGTGAAGATGGTAAAGGGAGTAGTTTCTTAATAAAATTACCTGTTAATTATAAACCGGAAGCAAAATAAAATGGACGCAAGTATTTTAATCATCGATGATCAAAAAGACCAGGCTGAAGCGATAGCAGAGAGTTTGGGAAATGCAGGCTATACATGTTCAACCACTACGAGTGGCAATAATGTCGTAGATATGATCAGAAGAGATGGGATAGACGTGGTGATTACGGATTTGGTTATGCATGAGTTTGATGGGATGAGGATTTTGAAGGAAACCAAAGAGAACTCACCTGAAACAGAAGTTATTATAATAACCGGCCATGGTAGTGTTGAGAATGCGGTTACTGCCATGCAGAAAGGGGCAGCTACATATCTGTTAAAACCTATAAATATAAACCATTTAAGGGCTGTTGTGGGCAAGGTTGTTGAGAAGCAGAATATAGTAAGAAGTAATATAGAATTGCATAAACAGCTTGAAGAAAAATTTGGCTTTGCCGGTATTATAGGTAATAGCCAGCAGATGCATAGGATCTTCAGTATATTGAAACAGATTGCATCTACTACTGCGACCGTTTTGGTTGTGGGTGAAAGTGGCACGGGTAAAGAGTTAATAGCCAGGGCAATCCACTATAATGGACCACGAAAAAACAATCCTTTTGTTGAACTGAATTCTGCCGCTATTTCAGAGTCACTTCTTGAAAGCGAGTTGTTTGGGCATGAAAAAGGAGCATTTACAGGGGCTTTGCAACTGAGGAAAGGGAAGTTTGAATATGCGAATAATGGTTCTCTTTTTCTGGATGAGGTTGGTGACATGCCCCTGACAACACAGGCAAAACTGTTAAGATTGATAGAAGACGGAAGGATTGTACGTATTGGCAGTAATGAATCAATAAAGATAGATGTAAGGATTATAGCGGCTACTAATAAGGATTTGGGAGAGTTGGTTAAAGAGGGTAAATTCAGAGAAGATTTATATTTCAGGTTTAATGTTATATGTCTCAGGCTACCACCATTAAGGGAGAGGCAGGAGGATATTTTCCTGTTGATGGATTCTTTTATTAAGGAGTTCTCTAAGAAAAATGGTAAGAACATTAAAGATATAAGTCCTGAAGCCAGGAAAATTTTATTTAGGTATGACTGGCCGGGAAATGTAAGGGAACTTCGAAATTGTATTGAGAGTATGATTGTCTTTAATCAAAACGGAGTACTTGATATTGATGATATACCCGAGCATATTTATAAGAGTAATAGGACGGCTTTAACAGGGCCAGTTTTTCCTGTTGGGGTGACTCTTGATGAAATGGAAAAAGAACTGATAAAAAACACGCTGGCATATGTGGGAGGAAACAGAGGAGAGACAGCAAAGATACTGGGTATTGGAGAGAGAACGCTCTATAGGAAGCTTGAGAAGTATGGTCTGAAGTAGGTGGCAGGAGAGAGATGGCCTGAATATTGTCAGGCGGGTGTTTGTATCGCCCTGATGACAAACCTCTTTTTCGAGAGGATCTCAGAGTTTGGAGTCCTCTCGAAAAAGAGGTTTGTAGTGATTGTTAAATGTCGGGCTTAATACATATGGATGAACTTGACATTCTAAAATCTTTATGTTAGTTTTGGCTGAAGTTTAACCATTCTATTTTGTGTAAAATACTGGTAAATGTCTATGAAATATCAAGTAACTGTGAGATATGGTATTTTAAGAAATGTAGAAAAAGCTTTAACTCAAGATGCCGATTTGAGAAAGGGTGATAAGATTGTTGTTCGGTCTACCCGTGGTGTAGAATTAGGTGTCGCAATTTCACGTCCGCTGGAGTTGAATGCCGAAAGTGACATTTCCGGAATGGGTGAGGTGTTGCACAAGGTAACTGAAGAGGAAGAGAAAAAACAGGAGGAAATTGAAAAAGAAACAATCCCTTCAGAATATAGCTTTTGCCAGGAGAAAATAAAAGAACATGAGTTGCCAATGAAACTTGCCAGTGTTGAGCATCTGTTTGGAAGCAAAAAAATAATTTTTTATTTTCTGGCTAAAGGAAGGGTTGATTTCAGAGAATTGGTTAAGGATTTGGCCAAAAAATATAAAGCGAGAATTGAGATGAAACAAATCGGTGTTCGAGATGAAGCTAAGTTATTAGCCGAATATGAACATTGTGGTAGAGAGCTTTGTTGCAGGACTTTTTTGAAGAACCTGGAACCGGTTACCATGAAGATGGCTAAGAATCAGAAAGCGACTCTTGATCCATCAAAAATTTCCGGTAGATGTGGCAGGTTAATGTGTTGCTTGAGATATGAGGATGCTGCATATGAAGAAATGAAACACAAACTTCCAAGAAAAGGGACGTTAATCGCTACTACCAAGGGTGTTGGAGAAGTTGTGGATTATGATATCCTGCAACAAAAAATAACCATGGAATCAAAAGATAAAAAGTTGATTGTTGTAAAGAAAAATGAAATTTTAGAGCAAGTAAGAGGGGCTAGATCCGGTACAAAAAAAGGGTGCGGATCTGAAACCGGCTCCGGTTGCGGGAACCACAGTGGATAAAGAGATATTTTATTTAACTACGCCGATTTATTATGTGAATGATATTCCTCATATAGGTCATTCATACACGACAATAGCTGCTGATACTTTAGCAAGATATAAAAGGATGCGAGGTTATGATGTCTTCTTTTTAACAGGAACGGATGAACACGGACAGAAGATAGAAAAGGCCGCCAAAGTGAATAATGAAGATCCTGTTGAGTTAGCGGATAGAGTGGTGGATAGGTACAAAAATTTATGGCAAACACTTGATATAACCAATGATGACTTTATCAGGACCACGGAAAACCGTCATGTAGAACAGGTACAAAATGCATTTAAGAAAATGTATGAAAATGGAGATATCTATCTAGGAGAGTATGAAGGGTGGTATTGTATCCCATGTGAGAGTTTCTGGACATCAGCACAGTTGTCCCTGAATAACTGCCCGGAGTGTGGACGCTCTGTTGAAAAAATAAGAGAAAAAAATTATTTCTTCAGATTATCAAAATACCAGAATTTACTTATAGAATATTTTGAAAAACACCCGGATTTTGTTAAACCGGAGTCGAGACGGAATGAATTATTCAGAAGATTAGAGGGTGGTATAGATGATATCAGTGTGAGCAGGGCCGCAGTTGAATGGGGAGTGAATGTTCCAATGGACAATACGCATACCATTTATGTGTGGGTTGATGCCCTTTTTAATTATATAACGGCTTTAGGATTTGATGTCTCTGGAACAAGAAAGAAATATTGGCCTGCCAGAGTGCACATAATCGGTAAAGAGATATTATGGTTTCATGGAGTTATATGGCCTGCAATGTTGATGTCGTTGGGTATAGAAGTACCTCACCAAGTTTTTGCTCATGGTTGGTGGACACTTGAAGGAAAAAAAATATCAAAATCATTAGGTAACGCGATTGACCCTGTTGAGATTACGAAAACATACGGTGTAGATCCATATAGATATTTCTTGCTGAGAGAAGTCCCATTTGGACTGGATGGTAATTTTTCGTACGAAGCTATGGTTAACAGGATAAATTGTGATTTGGGGAATGATCTCGGGAATCTTCTCCATAGAACATTGACGATGATTGAAAAGTATTGTGATGGTATTGTGCCGGAACATGAGGGCCCATTATCAACCGAAGGGAAAGGATTGGCCGAGAGGTCTAAGGTGCTATGTGATGAAGTTGATCATGCAATGAACAACTTACAATTTAGTAAGGCGTTAGAGTCAATATGGGAATACATCGGGCTGGTTAATAAATATGTGGAGATTTCAAAGCCATGGGTCTTGGCAAAAGAATTAAGCACGAAAAACAGGCTTAATGAAGTCCTATACAACCTTGCCGAATCGATAAGAGTAGTTTCGCTGTTTGTTTTGCCATTTATGCCAAACGTAGCTGCTGAGATGAGCAAGCAGTTGGGGTTGTCTTCAGATGACAAATCATCTGGGAATAATTTTACGTGGGGAGGGATGCGTCCCGGGACCAGAGTGTGTAAAGGCTCTCCGGTATTTCCCAGGTTTGAATATTCTGTAGAGAATTAGAGCTCGGCTAATGCCGTCCATCCGGTTAAGAATAAAAATTGTTTATCTTCGGATCCAGGAATGAAATATGAGTAAAAAGAATGTACATGACACGTGGAAAAAACTTCAAGGATTAGTTAATAAAGATTGTCGCTATTCAATGCAATCATATCAATTCATTTTTGAAGCACTTGATTATACCGTTTCTCAGCTTGGTAAAAAATACAATAGTTCAATAGAGCAAGAACGTCATGTCACCGGGCAGGAACTTTCGGAGGGGATTAAACAATTTGCAATGGAAAAATTTGGCTATATGACAAGGATTGTTTTTGAACAGTGGGGTATAACTAAAAGTGGTGATTTTGGAGAAATAGTTTTTAATTTGGTTGAAAGTGGATTAATGGGTAAAACAGAAACGGACTCTTTAGATGATTTTAAGGAACTTTACGATTTTTATATAGAATTTGATGAAAAATTTAAAATTGAAGGAGATTTTGACTTTTCATACTCTTGGGATTTTTTAAAGTATAGTGGATAAGGAATTACTCTTCTAAGTCTAAGTTGCGTCTTTGACACAACGGTAACCAACGTTGTTGTCCTTGCCAATCGGGACGCTGCAGCTTCTATAGGAACAGC
This portion of the Candidatus Scalindua japonica genome encodes:
- a CDS encoding sensor histidine kinase, which produces MSENNFNSGELNYLNTLAAGLVHEIKNPLNAISINLQLLNEDLQDQDSERDRKMSNRVQLLQKEVGRLDHILSDFLRFAKTPVLHFEKCDINGVIESVLDFIGPEAMQNSIRILKSFDTTLPKCNLDSSVIKQALLNVILNAQQAMPNGGELMVRTYQNGENVFIDITDTGVGVQENKIDKIFQVYYSTKKNGTGLGLPTARRIIEENRGTINIRSEDGKGSSFLIKLPVNYKPEAK
- a CDS encoding sigma-54-dependent transcriptional regulator translates to MDASILIIDDQKDQAEAIAESLGNAGYTCSTTTSGNNVVDMIRRDGIDVVITDLVMHEFDGMRILKETKENSPETEVIIITGHGSVENAVTAMQKGAATYLLKPININHLRAVVGKVVEKQNIVRSNIELHKQLEEKFGFAGIIGNSQQMHRIFSILKQIASTTATVLVVGESGTGKELIARAIHYNGPRKNNPFVELNSAAISESLLESELFGHEKGAFTGALQLRKGKFEYANNGSLFLDEVGDMPLTTQAKLLRLIEDGRIVRIGSNESIKIDVRIIAATNKDLGELVKEGKFREDLYFRFNVICLRLPPLRERQEDIFLLMDSFIKEFSKKNGKNIKDISPEARKILFRYDWPGNVRELRNCIESMIVFNQNGVLDIDDIPEHIYKSNRTALTGPVFPVGVTLDEMEKELIKNTLAYVGGNRGETAKILGIGERTLYRKLEKYGLK
- a CDS encoding PSP1 domain-containing protein is translated as MKYQVTVRYGILRNVEKALTQDADLRKGDKIVVRSTRGVELGVAISRPLELNAESDISGMGEVLHKVTEEEEKKQEEIEKETIPSEYSFCQEKIKEHELPMKLASVEHLFGSKKIIFYFLAKGRVDFRELVKDLAKKYKARIEMKQIGVRDEAKLLAEYEHCGRELCCRTFLKNLEPVTMKMAKNQKATLDPSKISGRCGRLMCCLRYEDAAYEEMKHKLPRKGTLIATTKGVGEVVDYDILQQKITMESKDKKLIVVKKNEILEQVRGARSGTKKGCGSETGSGCGNHSG
- the metG gene encoding methionine--tRNA ligase → MDKEIFYLTTPIYYVNDIPHIGHSYTTIAADTLARYKRMRGYDVFFLTGTDEHGQKIEKAAKVNNEDPVELADRVVDRYKNLWQTLDITNDDFIRTTENRHVEQVQNAFKKMYENGDIYLGEYEGWYCIPCESFWTSAQLSLNNCPECGRSVEKIREKNYFFRLSKYQNLLIEYFEKHPDFVKPESRRNELFRRLEGGIDDISVSRAAVEWGVNVPMDNTHTIYVWVDALFNYITALGFDVSGTRKKYWPARVHIIGKEILWFHGVIWPAMLMSLGIEVPHQVFAHGWWTLEGKKISKSLGNAIDPVEITKTYGVDPYRYFLLREVPFGLDGNFSYEAMVNRINCDLGNDLGNLLHRTLTMIEKYCDGIVPEHEGPLSTEGKGLAERSKVLCDEVDHAMNNLQFSKALESIWEYIGLVNKYVEISKPWVLAKELSTKNRLNEVLYNLAESIRVVSLFVLPFMPNVAAEMSKQLGLSSDDKSSGNNFTWGGMRPGTRVCKGSPVFPRFEYSVEN
- a CDS encoding Minf_1886 family protein; the protein is MSKKNVHDTWKKLQGLVNKDCRYSMQSYQFIFEALDYTVSQLGKKYNSSIEQERHVTGQELSEGIKQFAMEKFGYMTRIVFEQWGITKSGDFGEIVFNLVESGLMGKTETDSLDDFKELYDFYIEFDEKFKIEGDFDFSYSWDFLKYSG